AATTTAGTTCTATTTAATTTACTTTTGGAGATAAAGATAACCCAAATTAACTTAACCATTAAGTACACTGAATCAAAGTATAAGGACAAATAACACTCACCAAACTGATTTCTCCAAGGAAAAATGGACCTTCAAACTTCTGAAGAGCTGAGTCCAAATAATCGAAAGCAACACCTGACCACAATATCAGATTTTAATCAACTTACTTCAAGTTACAAAACGTCATCACACATCAAGTACAGCCGATAAAAACAAACAAGATTTAGAAAAAGTTTGAGTCACACCAGCTTCTTTAGCTACATCTCCTTTAACCGAAGAAATAACTGTTTTATTGAAAGTGTCAGTGTATGTCAATAGCTCTTCAGCAAACTCTTTTTTAGCAGGGTCCTGCAATTTTTCATGAGACAACTTGTTACCATTTTGAAACAAAATGGAGATGAAGGAGGTCAAAGTTTGACTACGACAGAACTTAAATCTTACTTCTGGTAGTAATTTGGACCCTTCAAAGTGTTCCTCAAGATATCGCAACAAATCCAGGCTCTCTCCAATAATTTTGTTGTTATGTTCAAGAGACGGCACCTTAAAAGAATAAAACTTCATCAATAAACTATTGCTGTATCAACTGTAAGGAGAAACATTTCTATATGTGATAAACATGGTGTATATTTAGATGCTCGAAGAACAACATTTATAATCAATTTATCAAGAAAAAATAACAGTATGCGTGGAAAAACAGAGCTAGTACTGCCTTAAACAGATGACTTTACATTAAAATAAATTTTTTGTAAAATATTAAGATAAAAATAACCTACTTAACTAGGTTTTTAAAGGAACCCTTGAAACTGTTTCATTGAAATTGAAATTAGAATAGACTACCAAATTAAAGCAGAATGGTAGGCAATATATTTTAAGTGTTACCTTATTTTCCGGGTAAACTTTCTCCTTGTACCATGCAGGTCTATTCTCAAGGTCTATAGCAACGAGCTTGATCTTGTCTTGTAATCCCTACATATTAACATTCCGATAGTTGGGAAGTTAAGTATCATCAAAGTTTTGGTTTAAAAGCAATTTTAGTTCCAAATGATTAGTAGTAATCATACCAACTATAGTCCCTACATATAGAGTTCTTGTTTTTACTTAAAATATTACAAGTTACAATAAGTAGGAGTAATCATACGCATTTGCGTGGTATACAAGTTGTAAATTGATATTTTTTTAAAAGATGACGTTGAATCAACAAAAAGTTAAATTCATACGGAGCATAGATTAAAGTTCCTGTTAGAAATAGGGTATGATGATACTTGGACCAAAAAGTTAGATTTATACGGAGTATAGATTAAAGCCCTTTGGCAGACACCTTTTCAACATACGTAGAGTGCCTTTACGGTTGAGGTTTTGGGGCGTTGCCCCTCACCCCTGCCCGCTCACTGCCCGCTCACTTGGGAGTTGACCCCACAAGCGGGCGCTGCCCCCTTGACCCCGCTATTTTCGTCGCATTATCAAGTCAACTCTTACgggcgtgcactccgcactctccaaacCCGTTAATATGTATAACTCAATAAACCTTGCTTACACGTAAAGCGCAACTACCTAAAATGattgttggatgacactaaaatcaccgatAGTAGTTCCCATATTTAACagattgatgtaattgttagaagaTTCGTGCAATTTGGCTAATTGGCTCTGGTCTAAAACAGTCTCTTTTATTTAGTTCTAATGTCTCGATTTTTCTTTTTCGTCATAATACTTGGACCAAAAATGATGATATATATGTAACAAATTATGATAACAAACTTTCAGAGGTTAAGTATGAAACTATAATTATATTATTCCTAACTTCAGTCAATTGTTGCAGCTCTATAATTCTACTAACAACCACCATAAGCCTCAGTTTGGCTTTTAAGACCATAATCCAACAAAAAGAGTAACTCAATCAGGGCTCATGAATATAAATCATAATTCTT
The window above is part of the Rutidosis leptorrhynchoides isolate AG116_Rl617_1_P2 chromosome 1, CSIRO_AGI_Rlap_v1, whole genome shotgun sequence genome. Proteins encoded here:
- the LOC139865797 gene encoding glutathione S-transferase L3-like translates to MPASSVKEVLPPALDSTSQPPSLFDGTTRLYISYICPYAQRVWISRNYKGLQDKIKLVAIDLENRPAWYKEKVYPENKVPSLEHNNKIIGESLDLLRYLEEHFEGSKLLPEDPAKKEFAEELLTYTDTFNKTVISSVKGDVAKEAGVAFDYLDSALQKFEGPFFLGEISLVDFAFIPFVERFQVFLQDVFKFDITSGRPKLATWIEELNKLDEYTVTKADPEYVIKAYKKRLLGQ